The Deltaproteobacteria bacterium genome window below encodes:
- a CDS encoding MFS transporter: protein MKTTKKNPCPSASPKASPPGDPALRRPALIVATISSFMTPFMGSSINLALPAISKQFQIGAVLLSWVATSYLLASAVSLVPFGRIADIHGRKLVFSWGILLFTLSSLLCALSFSASALILFRIFQGIGSAMVFSTGIAILTSVFPPWERGKVLGINVAAVYVGLALGPSLGGFLTQHLTWRSVFLANIPFGLIVIFLVWWRLPGEWAEARGESFDVPGSLLYTLAVFGAMYGLSLLPEVKGALILLGGLVCLTIFIIWEERTENPVFELRLFRTNRVFAFSSLAALINYSATFAVTFLLSLFLQHIKGLSPQKAGMVLMAQPVVMAIFSPLAGRISDRVEPRVVASLGMALTTAGLLFFTFADSSISLAGLTGGLVLLGLGFAVFSSPNTNAIMGSVEKRFYGIASGAVGTMRLLGMLISMAVVTFLFSLLIGHARITPQNHSLFLKSMKASFLVFSLLCFGGIFASMTRGRLRDGESLAPPPAGPKKDPPS from the coding sequence ATGAAAACAACGAAAAAGAATCCATGCCCCAGTGCCTCCCCTAAGGCTTCTCCCCCCGGAGATCCCGCCTTGCGGAGGCCCGCCCTGATCGTGGCGACGATCAGTTCCTTCATGACCCCCTTCATGGGATCCTCCATCAACCTGGCCCTTCCCGCCATATCCAAACAATTTCAGATCGGAGCGGTCCTCCTGAGCTGGGTGGCGACCTCCTACCTCCTGGCCTCGGCCGTCTCCCTGGTCCCCTTCGGGCGGATCGCGGACATTCACGGAAGAAAACTGGTCTTTTCATGGGGTATCCTCCTCTTTACCCTTTCCTCCCTCCTTTGCGCCTTATCCTTTTCGGCATCTGCACTGATTCTTTTCAGAATCTTCCAGGGAATCGGGAGCGCCATGGTCTTTTCAACGGGCATAGCCATCCTCACTTCGGTATTTCCTCCCTGGGAGCGGGGTAAAGTGCTCGGGATCAACGTCGCTGCAGTCTATGTGGGTCTCGCCCTCGGCCCCTCTCTGGGCGGTTTCCTGACCCAACACCTGACCTGGAGGAGCGTTTTTCTGGCCAACATTCCCTTCGGCCTGATCGTCATCTTCCTGGTGTGGTGGAGACTTCCCGGCGAATGGGCCGAGGCCCGTGGAGAATCCTTCGACGTTCCCGGCTCACTCCTATACACCCTGGCCGTTTTCGGCGCCATGTACGGATTGTCTCTTCTCCCCGAAGTGAAAGGGGCCCTGATCCTTCTGGGAGGATTGGTGTGCCTGACCATTTTCATCATCTGGGAAGAGCGGACGGAAAATCCCGTGTTCGAGTTGAGGCTTTTCAGGACCAACAGGGTCTTCGCCTTCTCCAGCCTGGCCGCGCTCATCAATTACAGCGCCACCTTTGCTGTGACCTTCCTGTTGAGCCTCTTCCTGCAGCATATCAAGGGACTCAGCCCCCAAAAGGCCGGGATGGTCCTGATGGCCCAGCCGGTCGTGATGGCCATCTTTTCACCCCTGGCGGGCAGAATCTCTGACAGGGTGGAGCCGAGGGTCGTGGCCTCCCTTGGAATGGCCCTTACCACCGCAGGTCTCCTCTTTTTCACCTTTGCCGATTCTTCCATCTCCCTGGCCGGGCTGACAGGAGGTCTGGTGTTACTGGGTCTGGGATTTGCGGTCTTTTCCTCCCCCAATACCAATGCCATCATGGGTTCGGTGGAAAAGAGGTTTTACGGGATCGCTTCAGGCGCCGTGGGCACCATGCGCCTCCTCGGGATGCTCATCAGCATGGCCGTCGTAACCTTCCTCTTCAGCCTGCTTATCGGGCATGCCCGGATCACACCCCAAAACCATTCCCTTTTCCTGAAAAGTATGAAGGCGTCCTTCCTGGTCTTTTCCCTGCTCTGTTTCGGTGGAATCTTCGCCTCCATGACCAGGGGCAGGTTGAGGGACGGGGAATCCCTCGCACCACCTCCCGCGGGCCCGAAAAAGGATCCCCCGAGCTGA
- a CDS encoding YjbQ family protein, producing MKFETLDIFTRTSSGTDIIDLTPQVMDRLRRSGIQMGAVTLFIPGSTAALTTIEYESGVINDLKKAIERMAPKDLHYEHNERWGDGNGYAHVRAALLGPSLHIPVVEGRLTLGTWQQIVLLDFDNRPRERHIIMQVSGEK from the coding sequence ATGAAATTTGAAACCCTGGATATTTTCACCAGGACCTCCTCGGGCACGGACATTATCGACCTCACTCCTCAAGTGATGGATAGGTTGCGCCGATCAGGGATACAGATGGGGGCGGTGACCCTCTTCATCCCCGGATCCACCGCAGCCCTTACGACCATCGAGTACGAGAGCGGAGTGATCAATGATCTCAAGAAGGCTATCGAGAGGATGGCCCCCAAAGATCTCCATTACGAACACAACGAAAGGTGGGGGGACGGAAATGGTTACGCCCATGTCCGGGCCGCCCTCCTGGGGCCTTCCCTCCACATCCCCGTGGTGGAGGGAAGACTCACCCTCGGGACCTGGCAACAGATCGTCCTCCTGGACTTTGACAACAGGCCGAGGGAGCGCCATATTATCATGCAGGTTTCAGGAGAAAAGTGA
- a CDS encoding PhoH family protein: protein MGVTVHARGNQVTLKGGYWDVELAEKVLTQLYQLLKSGHPLFPNDVGYAIRILSSDPSADLQKIFLDKVYISPGKTVINPKSINQKAYIDSIRKYDIVFGIGPAGTGKTYLAMAMAVATLQRKEVKRVVLARPAVEAGEHLGFLPGDLYEKVNPYLRPLYDALHDMMDFEDASRLIQRGVIEVAPLAFMRGRTLNDSFVILDEAQNATSEQMKMFLTRLGFSSKAVITGDVTQTDLPEGKVSGLIEAREILSGIKGIKFIYFSREDVVRHPLVQEIIDAYERREAGQGTGN, encoded by the coding sequence ATGGGCGTGACCGTCCATGCAAGGGGAAACCAGGTAACCTTAAAGGGCGGTTACTGGGACGTGGAACTGGCAGAAAAGGTTCTCACACAACTCTACCAACTCCTAAAAAGCGGTCACCCCCTTTTCCCCAACGACGTAGGATACGCTATCAGGATCCTCAGCAGCGATCCCTCGGCGGACCTACAGAAAATCTTCCTGGACAAGGTTTACATCTCACCCGGAAAGACGGTCATCAACCCCAAAAGCATCAACCAGAAGGCTTATATCGATTCCATCAGGAAGTACGATATCGTCTTCGGCATCGGCCCGGCCGGCACCGGCAAAACCTACCTGGCCATGGCCATGGCCGTGGCCACCCTGCAGAGAAAGGAAGTCAAGCGGGTGGTGTTGGCCAGGCCTGCGGTCGAGGCGGGAGAACACCTGGGTTTCCTGCCGGGAGATCTCTATGAAAAAGTGAACCCGTACCTGCGGCCCCTTTATGATGCCCTTCATGACATGATGGACTTCGAGGACGCCTCCCGGCTCATTCAGAGGGGCGTAATCGAGGTGGCTCCCCTGGCCTTCATGAGGGGGAGGACGCTGAACGATTCCTTCGTGATCCTCGACGAGGCCCAGAACGCGACGAGCGAACAAATGAAGATGTTCTTGACCCGTCTGGGTTTTAGTTCCAAGGCCGTGATCACCGGCGACGTCACCCAGACCGACCTCCCGGAAGGAAAAGTTTCAGGCCTCATAGAGGCCAGGGAGATCCTCTCCGGGATCAAAGGAATCAAATTCATCTATTTTTCCAGGGAGGATGTTGTCAGGCACCCGTTGGTTCAAGAGATCATAGACGCCTATGAAAGACGGGAGGCCGGACAGGGAACGGGAAACTGA
- a CDS encoding HDIG domain-containing protein gives MNDRTKTNPSGRKKSPKQKGRGRPFTKAIIGSLKGLSEPERLKWLVFTLLSLVVSLALYPGILSRPAAYRLGDIASRDIKASEDFLIENKELTEKNREQAVKAVLAVYDFDRSSSNLVAAIREAFKAGREYASRFPPGKIRGPEPYPVQEPIPREQAENREEIFNTFFGTLGIPPEREIFDTLLEAGFPPQVEERIITLVTRVSERGIVGNWPMLKKHMEKGGIILHEIASKQERKVTDLRLFYDLEGAREYVASRMESVQESIPSPELARVTVRLTQLLLRPNLTFNQRETEVRKDESSASVHPVYFKVKKGEMLVREGERIGPEHLLKLSAEMRAKNRLDSVGRVPAMALLVGTLLLVIYLTGSREARAFRGDRRDLLFNALTLLGLFIFAWVYGFIAEEVARGFSYFSATALLFALPIAFGSMVISIFQGMAIAWAFSLVISVLVSLVTGGRVEFFIYYFISSLLAAYGVKNCKERGILIKTGLMVGLVNMVLALAIEMIYGTFYSLESIIAAASGFAGGILSGVIATGILPLVEMAFGFTSDIKLLELASLDQPLLRELMVRAPGTYHHSVITSNMVEATAKAVDANPLLAKVSAYYHDIGKMKKPLYFIENQLGGENRHEKLAPSMSSLILISHVKDGVELAREHRLGKEIIDIIQQHHGTSLISFFYHKAKERMLTKGTKCGEIKEEDFRYPGPKPQTKEAGLVMLADMVEAASRSLVDPTPARIQGMVQKIINKVFSDGQLNECELTLKDLNEIAKSFNKTLSGIFHHRVEYPETASRAGKKTKNGYPDQVPKEDSGLKNANGKEESGEGLKRLGLS, from the coding sequence ATGAACGATAGAACCAAAACGAATCCTTCGGGGAGGAAAAAATCCCCGAAACAAAAGGGAAGGGGGCGTCCTTTCACTAAGGCCATTATTGGGTCCTTGAAAGGCCTCTCCGAGCCCGAACGCCTTAAATGGCTGGTTTTCACCCTTTTGAGCCTGGTTGTTTCCCTGGCCCTTTACCCCGGGATCCTGAGCAGGCCGGCGGCTTACAGATTGGGTGACATAGCAAGCAGAGACATTAAGGCCTCCGAGGACTTCCTCATCGAGAACAAGGAGTTGACGGAAAAAAACCGGGAGCAGGCCGTCAAAGCAGTTCTGGCGGTCTACGACTTCGACCGGTCCTCTTCCAACCTTGTGGCCGCCATCCGCGAGGCCTTCAAGGCCGGAAGGGAATACGCAAGCCGGTTCCCGCCCGGGAAGATCAGGGGCCCGGAGCCCTATCCCGTTCAGGAGCCGATTCCCCGGGAACAGGCTGAGAACCGGGAGGAAATCTTCAACACCTTTTTCGGCACCCTGGGCATTCCACCGGAACGTGAAATCTTCGATACCCTGCTTGAAGCCGGCTTCCCTCCGCAGGTGGAAGAAAGAATCATAACACTCGTCACCCGTGTTTCCGAGAGGGGAATCGTGGGTAACTGGCCCATGCTCAAAAAGCACATGGAAAAGGGCGGCATCATCCTTCACGAAATCGCCTCCAAGCAGGAAAGAAAGGTGACGGATCTTCGCCTCTTCTACGACCTCGAAGGGGCAAGGGAGTACGTGGCAAGCCGGATGGAGTCCGTACAGGAGTCGATTCCATCCCCTGAACTGGCCCGGGTGACCGTAAGATTGACACAACTTCTTTTGAGACCGAACCTCACCTTCAACCAGCGGGAAACCGAGGTAAGAAAAGACGAATCCAGTGCATCCGTCCATCCGGTTTACTTCAAGGTCAAGAAAGGCGAGATGCTCGTCAGAGAAGGGGAACGCATCGGCCCTGAACACCTCCTTAAGCTTTCGGCCGAAATGCGAGCCAAAAATCGCCTCGACTCCGTGGGTCGGGTTCCCGCCATGGCCCTCCTGGTGGGGACGCTCCTGCTGGTCATTTACCTGACGGGCTCCAGGGAGGCCAGGGCCTTCAGGGGAGACCGAAGAGATCTCCTCTTCAACGCCCTTACCCTTTTGGGCCTTTTCATCTTCGCCTGGGTTTACGGGTTCATCGCCGAAGAGGTGGCCAGGGGGTTCAGCTACTTCTCCGCCACGGCCCTGCTCTTCGCCCTACCCATCGCCTTCGGCTCCATGGTGATTTCCATCTTCCAGGGAATGGCCATCGCCTGGGCCTTTTCTCTGGTGATCTCGGTCCTCGTCTCCCTGGTCACGGGCGGCCGGGTGGAATTTTTCATCTACTATTTCATCAGCAGTCTCTTGGCCGCTTACGGAGTAAAGAATTGCAAGGAGAGAGGCATACTCATCAAAACCGGCCTCATGGTGGGACTCGTCAATATGGTCCTGGCCCTGGCCATCGAAATGATTTACGGGACCTTCTATTCCCTTGAATCCATCATTGCGGCCGCTTCGGGATTTGCGGGGGGAATCCTTTCCGGGGTCATCGCAACGGGGATTCTTCCCCTGGTGGAGATGGCTTTCGGTTTCACAAGCGACATCAAGCTGCTGGAGCTGGCCAGCCTGGATCAGCCGCTCTTGAGGGAACTGATGGTCCGCGCCCCGGGGACATATCACCACAGCGTGATCACCAGCAATATGGTGGAGGCCACGGCCAAGGCCGTGGATGCAAACCCACTCCTGGCCAAGGTCAGCGCCTATTACCACGATATCGGAAAGATGAAAAAACCCCTCTATTTCATCGAAAACCAGCTGGGAGGAGAAAACCGCCATGAAAAACTGGCCCCTTCCATGAGCAGTTTGATCCTCATCTCCCATGTGAAAGACGGGGTTGAACTCGCCAGGGAACACAGGCTGGGGAAGGAAATCATCGACATCATTCAACAGCACCACGGCACCAGCCTGATCTCCTTTTTCTATCACAAGGCCAAGGAACGAATGCTTACCAAAGGAACCAAGTGCGGCGAGATCAAGGAAGAGGATTTCCGCTATCCGGGCCCGAAACCCCAAACAAAGGAGGCCGGCCTTGTCATGCTGGCCGATATGGTGGAGGCCGCATCACGCTCCCTCGTGGACCCGACTCCCGCCAGGATCCAGGGAATGGTCCAGAAAATCATCAACAAGGTCTTCTCGGACGGCCAGTTGAACGAGTGTGAACTCACCCTCAAGGACCTTAACGAAATCGCCAAAAGTTTCAACAAGACCCTGAGCGGGATCTTCCATCACCGCGTGGAGTACCCGGAGACGGCGTCAAGGGCCGGCAAAAAGACGAAAAATGGATATCCTGATCAAGTCCCGAAAGAAGATTCCGGGCTTAAAAATGCAAACGGTAAAGAAGAATCTGGAGAAGGTCTTAAGCGCCTTGGGCTGTCATGA
- the ybeY gene encoding rRNA maturation RNase YbeY — protein sequence MQTVKKNLEKVLSALGCHDRELSVLFTDNKHIAELNEQYLHRTGPTDVLSFPMSGGLPPEVETPMMGDVVVSVDTALEESRRLDEPLDKTIYRLLIHGILHLLGYDHEVSEEEEVRMEREQERLLRYIEEEES from the coding sequence ATGCAAACGGTAAAGAAGAATCTGGAGAAGGTCTTAAGCGCCTTGGGCTGTCATGACCGGGAACTGAGCGTTCTCTTTACCGATAACAAACACATCGCCGAACTCAACGAGCAATATCTCCACAGGACCGGACCCACGGATGTCCTGTCTTTCCCCATGTCAGGAGGTCTTCCACCGGAAGTTGAAACCCCGATGATGGGAGACGTGGTGGTTTCTGTAGATACGGCTCTGGAGGAGTCCAGGCGCCTTGATGAACCCCTTGATAAAACCATCTATCGCTTGTTGATTCATGGAATCCTGCATCTCCTGGGTTACGATCATGAGGTCTCGGAGGAAGAAGAGGTCCGAATGGAGCGGGAACAGGAGAGGCTTTTGCGCTACATCGAGGAGGAGGAATCTTAA
- a CDS encoding pyridoxine 5'-phosphate synthase: MARLAVNVDHVATVRQARGGLQPDPVLAAGIVELAGADGIICHLREDRRHINDRDLELLRATVKTRLNLEMAAVEEMVEIACRVKPDLVTLVPEKRQELTTEGGLNVLADPGLYARVVDRLKKNEIPVSFFVDPDPRQIEAAHGAGAEVVEIHTGHYSEARGEDEAEERFRRISEAVKRAAEMKLKVSAGHGLDYTNIKRFKALPEVEEYSIGHSIISRAVLVGLDRAVRDMIALVKNF, encoded by the coding sequence ATGGCACGTTTGGCAGTAAATGTGGATCACGTGGCCACGGTCAGACAGGCCCGAGGTGGACTCCAGCCTGATCCCGTGCTGGCCGCGGGGATTGTGGAGCTGGCGGGTGCGGATGGAATCATCTGCCACTTAAGAGAAGACCGCCGCCACATCAACGACCGGGACCTGGAGCTGCTGCGGGCGACTGTCAAGACGAGGCTCAACCTGGAAATGGCCGCGGTGGAAGAAATGGTGGAGATTGCATGCAGGGTCAAGCCCGATCTTGTAACCCTGGTTCCCGAAAAGAGGCAGGAATTGACTACCGAAGGCGGATTGAATGTACTGGCCGATCCCGGACTTTACGCCCGTGTGGTGGATCGGCTGAAAAAAAACGAAATCCCTGTAAGCTTTTTCGTCGACCCCGATCCGCGCCAGATCGAGGCGGCCCATGGGGCCGGAGCAGAGGTGGTGGAAATCCATACCGGCCACTACTCGGAGGCGAGGGGAGAGGACGAGGCCGAGGAACGGTTCCGGCGGATATCCGAGGCCGTCAAGCGGGCGGCGGAAATGAAACTGAAAGTGAGCGCCGGCCATGGACTGGACTACACCAACATCAAGCGGTTCAAGGCCCTTCCCGAAGTCGAGGAGTACAGCATCGGTCACAGTATCATCTCCCGGGCCGTTCTGGTCGGTCTTGATCGGGCGGTAAGGGACATGATCGCCCTCGTGAAAAACTTCTGA